One Osmerus eperlanus chromosome 13, fOsmEpe2.1, whole genome shotgun sequence genomic region harbors:
- the mrnip gene encoding MRN complex-interacting protein, which produces MVQEFHVLKCYSCEAFQVQQVKKSKKWNCKMCGEKQSIIKVFGRGSGVDCRRHVQKLNTRRGEILEDQNQKAWLQWENTGEKAEGSELGDEAQERDNHTVVDIKGSRWSKYLLNPSGVPSPEEDGEEDNVYMDRNHSPACRNIRKRKRGRGGSTYQTREEDRETSQGDWRTAGKKTAAHPSTFPSSFPAAEGSASCRPAPARTNPSPGRATSQPPPSTPTTSQHPLNPAVPNRLNTSSCRPVSSADAAVSKTSRWAQFLTSPSPEEQEEKFLSQHVDRDVDPVQDYTKAPATLPGCVSSYLGHSSSSQHASSSQDASSSSQHACSSQDASSSSQHACSSQDASSSSQHACSSSLGLLAKDGFLGRKLGSSFSRLRSTFSVCGFGDVAHGNRGPAPVALHQREETVCHQPPPTKKPRPSLPAVSLFNTDEDFDDAFEL; this is translated from the exons ATGGTGCAGGAATTCCATGTACTGAAGTGCTATTCTTGTGAGGCATTCCAAGTGCAACAG GTGAAAAAGAGCAAAAAATGGAATTGTAAGATGTGTGGGGAGAAGCAGTCTATAATCAAG GTGTTCGGCCGTGGCTCAGGTGTTGACTGTCGACGTCATGTGCAGAAACTAAACACCAGGCGCGGGGAGATTCTGGAGGATCAAAACCAGAAAGCTTGGTTACAATG GGAGAATACAGGAGAGAAAGCTGAAGGGAGCGAGCTGGGAGACGAGGCCCAGGAACGTGATAACCACACC GTGGTGGACATTAAGGGGAGTCGCTGGAGTAAATACCTGCTGAACCCTTCAGGTGTTCCCAGCcctgaggaagatggagaggaggataaTGTTTACATGGACAGGAACCATAGTCCTGCCTGCAGAAACATCCG gaagaggaagagaggtcgAGGAGGAAGCACTTATCAAactagagaagaagacagagaaacTTCCCAAGGCGATTGGAGGACTGCTGGGAAAAAG ACAGCAGCACACCCCAGCACATTCCCCAGCTCATTCCCTGCAGCAGAGGGGTCTGCTTCCTGCAGGCCTGCCCCAGCCCGTACTAACCCCTCACCTGGGAGGGCCACCAGCCAACCACCACCTTCAACCCCAACCACCAGCCAACACCCTTTGAACCCTGCTGTCCCCAACAGACTCAATACCAGTTCTTGCCGGCCTGTATCTTCTGCTGACGCTGCAGTCTCCAAGACGTCCAGGTGGGCCCAGTTCCTGACCAGTCCCTcaccagaggagcaggaggaaaaaTTCCTCAGCCAGCATGTGGACAGAGATGTAGATCCAGTCCAGGACTATACCAAGGCTCCTGCAACACTGCCAGGCTGTGTTAGCTCCTACCTGGGTCAtagctcctcctcccagcatgcTAGCTCCTCCCAGGATGCtagctcctcctcccagcatgcTTGCTCCTCCCAGGATGCtagctcctcctcccagcatgcTTGCTCCTCCCAGGATGCtagctcctcctcccagcatgcttgctcctcctccctgggtctCCTTGCAAAGGATGGGTTCTTGGGAAGGAAGTTAGGGAGCAGTTTCAGCAGACTGCGATCCACCTTCAGCGTCTGTGGGTTCGGGGACGTCGCTCATGGCAACCGAGGCCCCGCCCCCGTAGCGTTGCATCAGAGGGAGGAGACTGTCTGTCATCAGCCGCCGCCCACCAAGAAGccacgcccctccctccccgccgtGTCTCTCTTCAACACGGACGAGGACTTCGACGACGCGTTTGAACTGTAA
- the sqstm1 gene encoding sequestosome-1, which translates to MSMTVKAYLLGKEDSPKEIRRFAVDQDVSTSFEYLNRKVVDVFSNLRSIAFQMFYKDEDGDLIAFSTDDELMMGLSCIKDDTFRLFIKERKEHRRDFPLHAFPGGVPPFPFPPPPGGPHGHPHGPPPPHGPPVVHPNVTCDGCEGQVAGTRFKCTVCPNYDLCSPCQAKGLHKEHALLPIWHPFNMFEWFPRGKWMRKMRQCGMWAAAQQNQAQPGPSGTQPGPSGTQPGPSGTQPEPRETQAPSQTDQTAVEDSQAPSGPSAASLVQANVDFLKNIGEGVAAMLSPLGIDVDIDVEHEGRRTKVTPPASGGPPSTRSDAGAGGPGGTDGDMEVDDLCTDAGPSNGAKVRRDTTIDEEWTHLSSKEVDPSTGELQSLRLGENGSLEAPGPLSCPPGPLSSPPTQGSTGLREAALYPHLPQDADPRLVESLAQMLSMGFTDEGGWLTRLLHTKNFDIGSALDTIHYSKPPPAQPK; encoded by the exons ATGTCTATGACCGTCAAAGCCTATCTTCTTGGGAAAGAAGATTCACCGAAAGAAATCCGGCGTTTTGCTGTCGACCAGGATGTGTCAACGAGTTTTGAGTATCTTAACAGAAAGGTGGTTGACGTCTTTTCCAACCTGCGCAGTATTGCCTTCCAAATGTTCTACAAAG ACGAGGACGGGGACTTGATCGCCTTCTCCACAGATGACGAACTCATGATGGGGCTCTCCTGCATCAAGGACGACACCTTTCGCCTCTTCATTAAAG AGAGGAAGGAGCACCGACGTGACTTCCCCCTCCACGCTTTCCCCGGGGGTGtcccccctttccccttcccccctcctcccgggGGTCCCCACGGCCACCCACatggccccccgcccccccacggGCCCCCCGTGGTGCACCCCAACGTGACGTGTGACGGCTGCGAGGGCCAGGTGGCTGGGACCCGCTTCAAGTGCACGGTGTGCCCCAACTATGACCTGTGTTCCCCCTGCCAGGCCAAGGGCCTGCACAAGGAGCACGCCCTGCTGCCCATCTGGCACCCCTTCAACATGTTTGAG TGGTTCCCTCGGGGGAAGtggatgaggaagatgaggcAATGTGGCATGTGGGCCGCTGCCCAGCAGAACCAGGCCCAGCCCGGACCCTCTGGAACCCAGCCTGGACCTTCTGGAACCCAGCCTGGACCTTCTGGAACCCAGCCTGAACCGAGAGAAACTCAGGCCCCCTCCCAGACAGACCAGACTGCTGTTGAGGACAGCCAGGCTCCCTCTG GCCCGTCTGCAGCCTCTCTGGTCCAGGCCAACGTTGACTTCCTGAAGAACATAGGCGAGGGCGTTGCAGCCATGCTCAGCCCCCTGG GCATCGACGTGGACATCGACGTGGAGCACGAGGGCCGCAGGACCAAGGTGACCCCCCCGGCGTCCGGAGGGCCCCCTAGCACCAGGAGCGAcgcgggggcaggggggcccggGGGCACAGATGGTGACATGGAGGTGGACGATCTATGCACTGACGCAGGTCCGAGCAACGGGGCTAAG GTTCGCAGGGACACGACCATCGACGAGGAATGGACTCACCTCAGCTCCAAGGAGGTAGACCCCTCCACAGGGGAACTGCAGTCCCTCAGGCTGGGGGAGAACGGCTCCCTGGAGGCCCCAGggcccctctcctgtcccccagggcccctctcctctcccccgacCCAGGGCTCCACAGGCCTGCGTGAGGCCGCGCtgtacccccacctccctcaag acgcaGACCCGCGCCTGGTGGAGTCCCTGGCCCAGATGCTGTCCATGGGCTTCACAGACGAGGGTGGCTGGCTCACCCGGCTGCTGCACACCAAGAACTTTGACATCGGCTCCGCTCTGGACACCATCCACTACTccaaacccccccccgcccagcccAAGTAG